A genomic window from Flavobacterium johnsoniae includes:
- a CDS encoding DUF1573 domain-containing protein — translation MKNAASFIAVLLFSAIGYAQNGPKIEFAAPDNTIDYGKISKGDNGLRSFEFTNTGDAPLLITGAESTVSSIIVTKPAAAIQPGKKGKIDVKYNMVAGPIRKTITVESNAVNYPDGRVALKIKGEVQ, via the coding sequence ATGAAAAATGCAGCCTCTTTTATTGCAGTCTTATTGTTTAGTGCAATAGGTTATGCACAAAACGGCCCAAAAATTGAATTTGCAGCCCCAGACAATACAATTGATTATGGAAAGATTTCTAAAGGTGACAACGGACTTCGTTCCTTTGAATTTACTAACACCGGAGATGCTCCTTTATTAATTACAGGCGCAGAATCTACAGTAAGTTCTATAATCGTTACAAAACCAGCGGCAGCAATTCAGCCGGGCAAAAAAGGAAAAATCGATGTAAAATATAATATGGTCGCAGGACCTATTCGTAAAACAATTACTGTTGAATCAAATGCAGTAAATTATCCTGATGGACGCGTTGCCTTAAAAATTAAAGGTGAAGTTCAATAA
- a CDS encoding valine--tRNA ligase produces the protein MTIPAQFDAKAIENKWYDYWMKNNYFHSEPDHRTPYTIVIPPPNVTGVLHMGHMLNNTIQDVLIRRARLKGFNACWVPGTDHASIATEAKVVAKLKAEGINKNDLTREEFLKHAWEWTDKYGGTILEQLKKLGASCDWERTKFTMDPDMSASVIKSFVDLYNKGLIYRGYRMVNWDPEAKTTLSDEEVIYEEQQGKLFFLKYKIEGSEDFLTIATTRPETIFGDTAICINPNDERFTHLKGKKAIVPICGRVIPIIEDEYVDVEFGTGCLKVTPAHDMNDKTLGEKHNLEIVDIFNEDATLNSFGLHYQGKDRFVVRTEIAKELEEIGALAKTEIHLNKVGTSERTKAVIEPRLSDQWFLKMEELVKPAIKSVLETGEIKLHPKRFENTYAHWLNNIRDWNISRQLWWGQQIPAYYYGDGKEDFVVAENIEDALKLAQAKTNNQQLTTDNLKQDVDALDTWFSSWLWPMSVFGGIMDPESPDFKYYYPTNDLVTGPDILFFWVARMIIAGYEYAGEKPFTNVYLTGLVRDKQRRKMSKSLGNSPDPLDLIDAFGADGVRVGLLLSASAGNDIMFDEELCNQGKAFSNKIWNAFKLIKGWEVSETIAQPESSKVAIEWYEAKLQQTLVDIEDNFEKYRISDSLMAIYKLVWDDFCSWFLEMIKPAYQQPIDSVTFAKAIEMLESNLKLLHPFMPFLTEEIWQLIADRTPEEALIVSTWPELKPFDAKLIADFENSIEVISGIRTIRKDKNIPFKDAIELKGINSENVSTYFDSIITKLGNVSAFDYVSEKVDGALSFRVKSNEYFIPITGNIDVEAEIKKLTEELNYTKGFLKSVEAKLSNEKFVNGAPEKVLNIEKQKQADALAKIATIEQSLAGLK, from the coding sequence ATGACAATTCCAGCACAATTTGACGCTAAAGCGATTGAGAACAAATGGTATGATTACTGGATGAAAAACAATTATTTTCATTCAGAACCAGATCATAGAACACCTTACACTATTGTAATCCCGCCGCCAAACGTCACTGGAGTCCTTCACATGGGACATATGTTGAATAATACGATTCAAGATGTTTTAATTCGTCGTGCGCGTCTTAAAGGTTTCAACGCTTGTTGGGTACCTGGAACAGATCACGCGTCTATTGCTACCGAAGCAAAAGTTGTAGCAAAATTAAAAGCAGAAGGAATCAATAAAAATGATTTAACTCGTGAAGAATTCCTAAAACACGCTTGGGAATGGACAGATAAATATGGTGGAACAATCTTGGAGCAACTTAAAAAATTAGGTGCTTCATGCGATTGGGAACGTACCAAATTTACAATGGATCCAGATATGTCTGCATCTGTAATTAAATCGTTTGTTGATTTATATAACAAAGGATTAATCTACAGAGGATACCGTATGGTTAACTGGGATCCAGAAGCAAAAACTACTCTTTCTGACGAAGAAGTTATTTACGAAGAACAACAAGGGAAATTATTTTTCTTAAAATATAAAATTGAAGGTTCAGAAGATTTCTTGACGATTGCGACAACGCGTCCAGAAACTATTTTTGGAGATACAGCAATCTGTATCAATCCAAATGATGAGCGTTTTACACATTTAAAAGGTAAAAAAGCGATCGTTCCAATTTGCGGAAGAGTGATTCCAATTATTGAAGATGAATATGTAGATGTTGAATTCGGAACAGGATGTTTGAAAGTAACGCCTGCGCACGATATGAACGATAAAACGTTAGGAGAAAAACACAATCTTGAAATCGTTGATATTTTTAATGAAGACGCAACTTTAAACAGCTTCGGATTACATTATCAAGGAAAAGATCGTTTTGTGGTTCGTACTGAAATTGCAAAAGAATTAGAAGAAATTGGAGCTTTAGCAAAAACAGAAATCCACTTAAATAAAGTTGGAACTTCTGAAAGAACCAAAGCGGTAATCGAACCTAGATTATCTGACCAATGGTTCTTGAAAATGGAAGAATTAGTAAAACCCGCAATTAAGTCGGTTTTAGAAACAGGAGAAATTAAATTACATCCAAAACGTTTCGAAAACACTTATGCACACTGGTTAAACAACATTCGCGATTGGAATATTTCTCGTCAATTATGGTGGGGACAGCAAATTCCGGCATATTATTACGGAGACGGAAAAGAAGATTTCGTAGTTGCAGAAAATATCGAAGATGCACTAAAATTAGCACAAGCTAAAACCAACAACCAACAACTAACAACCGACAACTTAAAACAAGATGTTGATGCGTTAGACACATGGTTTTCGTCTTGGTTATGGCCAATGTCTGTTTTTGGTGGAATTATGGATCCAGAAAGTCCAGATTTTAAGTATTATTATCCAACAAATGACTTAGTTACAGGTCCAGATATTTTATTTTTCTGGGTGGCGAGAATGATTATTGCAGGTTATGAATATGCAGGAGAAAAACCATTTACAAATGTGTATTTAACTGGTTTGGTTCGTGATAAACAACGTCGAAAAATGTCTAAATCATTAGGAAATTCTCCTGATCCTTTAGATTTGATCGATGCTTTTGGAGCAGATGGAGTTCGTGTTGGATTGCTTTTAAGCGCTTCGGCAGGAAACGATATTATGTTTGATGAAGAATTATGTAATCAAGGAAAAGCGTTTTCAAACAAGATTTGGAATGCATTTAAATTGATTAAAGGTTGGGAAGTTTCTGAAACTATCGCGCAGCCAGAATCATCAAAAGTGGCAATCGAATGGTACGAAGCAAAATTACAGCAGACTTTGGTTGACATTGAAGATAATTTTGAGAAATACAGAATTTCAGATTCGTTAATGGCGATCTATAAATTGGTTTGGGATGATTTCTGTTCTTGGTTTTTAGAGATGATCAAACCAGCTTACCAACAGCCAATTGACAGCGTAACTTTCGCGAAAGCGATTGAAATGTTAGAAAGCAACTTAAAATTACTTCATCCGTTTATGCCATTCTTGACAGAAGAAATTTGGCAGTTAATTGCTGATAGAACTCCAGAAGAAGCTTTAATCGTATCGACTTGGCCAGAATTAAAACCATTTGATGCAAAATTAATTGCTGATTTTGAAAATTCTATTGAAGTAATTTCTGGAATTAGAACAATCAGAAAAGATAAAAATATTCCGTTTAAAGATGCAATCGAATTAAAAGGAATCAATAGCGAAAATGTTTCTACTTATTTTGATTCAATTATAACGAAGTTAGGAAACGTTTCGGCTTTCGATTATGTTTCTGAAAAAGTAGATGGCGCATTGTCTTTCCGTGTAAAATCAAATGAATATTTCATTCCGATTACAGGAAACATTGATGTTGAAGCAGAAATTAAAAAATTGACAGAAGAATTGAATTACACAAAAGGATTCTTGAAATCTGTTGAAGCAAAACTTTCAAACGAGAAATTCGTAAACGGAGCTCCAGAGAAAGTTTTAAATATAGAAAAACAAAAACAAGCCGATGCTTTAGCAAAAATTGCTACAATCGAGCAGAGTTTGGCTGGTTTGAAATAA
- a CDS encoding APC family permease: MCPISKKNQLKKTLGLSFNIAVLIGGTIGVGILRTPGSIAEMLNNYWLILACWLFGGLYVLLGANSYSELATMLPKAGGSYNYIKRALGEYAGFLSGWYDYITNAIPPAFYCIVISEYIIILFPSLANYSTTMAISLLAAFVLLHLSGVKNGSVIQQITSFLKVICFVALVIACFMYTGVQIPKIQTDNSIFQIGLIFGFFKSLQLIIGTYNGWNAACFFAEENDDPSKNIPKSLYSGVLLVVAIYILVNAAFFHVLPIETLAKSNLAAADVAKILFGENGAKIVTVISIFSLISILNAFMMIPPRILYGLSRDGFFIKKGTIVNKGGTPIVALLVSSFFSLFLICIGSFEVLFSFAAFISIIVWGLAYYSLLKLRITEPDLPRPYRSFWYPYTTIIAIIASIGLLMGFIYSDPKSFIIIVGITIASYPLFLVLKKKK; the protein is encoded by the coding sequence ATATGTCCGATTTCAAAAAAAAACCAATTAAAGAAAACTTTAGGTCTTAGTTTTAACATTGCCGTATTAATTGGAGGAACAATCGGAGTTGGAATTTTAAGAACACCTGGATCAATTGCAGAAATGTTAAACAATTACTGGCTTATTCTTGCCTGCTGGTTATTCGGAGGTTTGTATGTTTTATTGGGTGCAAATTCTTATTCTGAACTGGCTACAATGTTACCAAAAGCAGGCGGATCTTATAATTATATCAAAAGAGCTTTAGGAGAATATGCTGGATTTTTGTCTGGTTGGTATGATTATATTACGAATGCTATTCCGCCCGCATTTTACTGCATCGTAATTAGTGAATATATTATTATTTTATTTCCATCTCTAGCCAATTATTCAACAACAATGGCTATTTCGTTATTGGCAGCTTTTGTTTTGCTGCATTTAAGTGGCGTAAAAAACGGAAGCGTAATACAGCAGATTACAAGTTTCTTAAAAGTAATCTGTTTCGTAGCTTTAGTAATTGCCTGTTTTATGTATACTGGAGTTCAAATCCCTAAAATTCAAACAGACAATTCTATCTTTCAAATTGGTTTAATCTTTGGCTTTTTTAAATCATTACAGCTTATTATAGGAACTTACAATGGTTGGAATGCCGCTTGCTTTTTTGCAGAAGAAAATGACGACCCGAGCAAAAATATTCCGAAATCTCTTTATAGTGGCGTTTTGCTTGTTGTAGCAATTTATATCTTAGTTAATGCTGCCTTTTTTCATGTATTGCCAATTGAAACTTTAGCAAAATCTAATCTAGCGGCGGCAGATGTTGCTAAAATTCTTTTTGGTGAAAACGGTGCCAAAATCGTAACGGTAATTTCGATTTTTTCTTTAATCAGTATTTTGAATGCCTTTATGATGATTCCGCCAAGAATTCTATACGGATTAAGCCGTGACGGATTTTTTATTAAAAAAGGAACAATCGTAAATAAAGGCGGAACTCCAATCGTGGCTCTTTTAGTTTCGTCCTTTTTCAGTTTATTTTTAATCTGTATTGGCTCTTTTGAAGTCTTGTTTTCTTTCGCCGCATTTATCTCGATTATTGTTTGGGGACTTGCCTATTATTCGCTTTTAAAATTAAGAATTACCGAACCTGATTTACCAAGACCTTATCGCTCCTTTTGGTATCCATATACAACTATAATTGCTATTATTGCTTCTATAGGTTTATTGATGGGTTTTATTTACAGCGATCCTAAAAGTTTTATTATTATTGTTGGTATTACAATCGCTTCTTATCCTTTATTTTTGGTTTTAAAGAAGAAAAAATAA
- a CDS encoding TonB-dependent siderophore receptor produces MKYNLLFALGLLSLASYGQDYSSNESTSTVNDTVKNKKGEILNEVVVTKNKEPKPVTAVRSGLKPMDNPQSIQVIGSDVIEQQQAIRLSEVLKNANGVYVGSARGGAQESFFSRGYDMSANNMFKNGFRYNAGSIPDVSGLDKVEFLKGGSALLFGNVAPGGILNLVTKTPQFKSGGEVSMQIGSFSYYKPAFDVYGGLSKSIAFRLNGSYENSESFRDVVKNERLYINPSLLFVINPKTQITVQGDYLTADWTPDFGTGIIGTKILDLPRNTFYGSLWSNGNTKSASASVLLNHDFNKNWKLNFNSSYQTYDRASKSTAQLSTVKDNGDWTRPLVQNDNSEQILGDQISLQGNFNTGSVKHQIFTGADWENSFATAYTFAFNPANYDTINLFNFDPSTQRNDIPNARATQIAKTETNRFGVYFQDLISITEKLKVLAGIRWSWQEAEVTTYKETFASGVQTVKPENAVPTVGAKKLDNAFSPKFGLIYQPRTDVSLFASYSTSFTPNTGTTADLKPIEPSIIDQYEAGVKTDFLEGMLSTNVTVYQIVNNNLAQTAEFKADGSVNTDTNVKVLSGETKSKGIEIDVTARPVEGLNIVAGYSYNDMRYTKTSGLNGSFIEGDRLVRTPANTANLSFYYLVQEGFFKGVSIGAIGNYIGDRLGGWNDQYSTDLVKYPDGIYHREIPIKGYTTIDASVGYTWNKFSILCKLSNITNELNYTVHENYSVNPIAPRQFMTSLRYKF; encoded by the coding sequence ATGAAATATAATTTACTATTTGCACTAGGATTATTAAGCCTTGCTTCTTACGGACAAGATTATTCAAGTAACGAAAGCACTTCTACAGTAAATGATACTGTAAAAAATAAAAAAGGAGAAATCTTAAACGAAGTTGTTGTTACTAAAAATAAAGAACCAAAACCAGTTACAGCAGTTCGTTCTGGCTTAAAGCCAATGGACAATCCGCAATCTATACAAGTTATTGGATCTGATGTTATTGAGCAGCAGCAAGCTATCAGATTAAGTGAAGTTCTTAAAAATGCCAACGGAGTTTATGTTGGTTCTGCTCGCGGTGGCGCTCAAGAATCTTTTTTCTCAAGAGGTTACGATATGTCTGCCAATAATATGTTTAAAAACGGATTTCGTTACAACGCGGGATCAATTCCTGATGTTTCTGGTTTAGATAAGGTTGAATTCTTAAAAGGTGGTTCTGCGCTTTTATTTGGAAATGTCGCTCCGGGCGGAATTCTTAACCTTGTTACTAAAACGCCTCAATTTAAAAGCGGTGGAGAGGTATCAATGCAAATAGGAAGTTTTTCTTATTACAAACCTGCTTTTGATGTTTACGGTGGACTTAGTAAATCTATTGCTTTTAGACTTAACGGTTCTTACGAAAATTCAGAAAGCTTTAGAGATGTTGTAAAAAATGAGCGTTTATATATTAATCCTTCCCTACTTTTTGTAATTAATCCGAAAACACAAATTACTGTTCAGGGAGATTATTTAACAGCAGACTGGACTCCAGATTTTGGAACAGGAATTATCGGCACAAAAATCCTTGACTTGCCTCGCAATACTTTTTACGGATCATTATGGTCAAATGGAAACACAAAATCTGCCAGCGCTTCTGTCTTATTAAATCATGATTTTAATAAAAACTGGAAACTTAATTTCAACAGTTCTTACCAAACTTACGATAGAGCTTCAAAATCTACAGCACAATTATCTACAGTAAAAGACAATGGAGATTGGACAAGACCATTGGTTCAAAACGACAACTCAGAACAAATATTAGGAGATCAAATAAGTCTTCAAGGAAATTTTAATACTGGATCTGTAAAACATCAGATTTTCACAGGTGCCGATTGGGAAAACTCATTTGCAACTGCTTATACTTTTGCATTCAATCCTGCAAATTATGACACAATCAATCTTTTCAACTTTGATCCGTCAACGCAAAGAAATGATATTCCAAATGCTAGAGCAACTCAAATTGCAAAAACAGAAACAAATCGTTTTGGGGTTTATTTCCAAGATTTAATCTCAATTACAGAAAAATTAAAAGTATTAGCAGGTATACGTTGGTCTTGGCAAGAAGCTGAAGTAACAACTTACAAAGAAACTTTTGCTTCTGGAGTTCAAACTGTAAAACCAGAAAATGCAGTTCCAACCGTTGGTGCAAAAAAATTAGATAATGCATTTTCTCCAAAATTCGGATTAATATATCAGCCAAGAACAGACGTTTCATTATTTGCAAGTTATTCTACTTCGTTTACTCCAAATACAGGAACTACGGCAGATCTAAAACCAATTGAACCTTCTATTATTGATCAATACGAAGCTGGTGTTAAAACCGATTTCTTAGAAGGAATGTTAAGCACAAATGTTACTGTTTATCAAATTGTAAACAACAATTTGGCGCAAACAGCAGAATTTAAAGCTGACGGAAGTGTAAATACAGACACAAACGTAAAAGTTTTGAGTGGAGAAACTAAAAGTAAAGGTATCGAAATTGATGTTACTGCAAGACCAGTTGAAGGTTTAAATATAGTTGCAGGATATAGCTACAATGACATGCGTTACACAAAAACATCTGGTTTAAACGGAAGTTTTATTGAAGGCGATCGTCTTGTTAGAACTCCTGCAAATACTGCTAACTTAAGCTTTTATTATTTAGTTCAAGAAGGTTTCTTCAAAGGTGTATCTATTGGAGCAATTGGAAACTACATTGGTGATCGTTTAGGTGGATGGAATGATCAATACAGTACAGATCTTGTTAAATATCCTGACGGAATTTACCATAGAGAAATTCCAATCAAAGGTTATACAACTATTGATGCTTCGGTTGGATATACTTGGAACAAATTCTCGATTCTTTGCAAATTATCAAACATTACAAACGAATTAAATTATACTGTTCACGAAAATTACAGTGTGAACCCGATAGCGCCTCGTCAATTTATGACAAGTTTACGCTACAAATTCTAA
- a CDS encoding DUF4198 domain-containing protein yields the protein MKSNTLKTITFLFLMLFAAPQIFAHALWIETKATGTKGKAQEISVYFGEFSDNDITKADKWFSDLKDFSLVLISPSKKETKLTSKALENKYQAFFTPDEDGVYTVVMHHKVKDVYGTMVLDYNSSATVVVGNKTAGNYATANKNQIGLFSENADVAKKDTKITGFALYDGVSAKEAKIKVIAPNGWEKELWTNDKGEFSFTPIWSGNYMVEYAHTEKASGDHNGKKYDEIWKMATYQIAVK from the coding sequence ATGAAATCAAATACTTTAAAAACAATAACCTTTTTATTTCTAATGCTTTTTGCCGCACCGCAAATCTTCGCACATGCACTTTGGATCGAAACTAAAGCAACTGGAACAAAAGGAAAAGCTCAGGAAATCTCAGTTTACTTTGGAGAATTCTCTGATAACGACATTACAAAAGCAGACAAATGGTTTTCTGATTTAAAAGATTTCTCTTTAGTGTTAATTTCTCCTTCAAAAAAAGAAACAAAATTAACTTCTAAAGCTTTAGAAAATAAGTATCAAGCATTTTTCACACCAGATGAAGATGGAGTTTACACTGTTGTAATGCACCATAAAGTAAAAGACGTTTACGGAACTATGGTTTTAGATTATAACTCAAGCGCAACTGTAGTGGTTGGAAATAAAACTGCTGGAAATTATGCTACAGCAAATAAAAATCAGATTGGTTTATTTTCTGAAAATGCTGATGTAGCTAAAAAAGATACAAAAATTACTGGATTTGCTCTTTATGATGGAGTTTCTGCAAAAGAAGCAAAAATTAAAGTAATTGCTCCAAACGGCTGGGAAAAAGAATTATGGACAAACGATAAAGGAGAATTCTCTTTTACACCAATCTGGTCTGGAAACTATATGGTAGAATATGCTCACACTGAAAAAGCATCTGGCGACCATAATGGTAAAAAATACGATGAAATCTGGAAAATGGCTACTTACCAAATTGCAGTAAAATAA